One Amaranthus tricolor cultivar Red isolate AtriRed21 chromosome 1, ASM2621246v1, whole genome shotgun sequence DNA window includes the following coding sequences:
- the LOC130828364 gene encoding RING-H2 finger protein ATL65 — protein sequence MAAKPPELHHLPQSGLGPTLAPTSYSTSLYIHQSPPSKSPIDFSPPLIAMVVVAAAAFLFITYSRFISRYLFPPFLHFIRRHRRRRRFFPPLELGSPPPYESSDGFYVYSPYGLDESVIKNIPLTIYKFPTKLGFIEVDGFNDCAVCLLEFEEGESIRTLPHCCHSFHVDCIDMWLRSHATCPLCRAGVYLPPPLDSPLSPIMASRIRPSFDEGILLESMFLEPLPEVENPCEIQEIFSPENCVIQSEDHRCNRRESDFLLKRSYSFGFERSIPSERLVMEPATTPYHHHQRRSFFWTKRPSSTPFRSIAKSRVFSFRRTIKSPAFFRRRSFFPMSESSASLRYASHGESSRRMKPLPFASPLFGRPGNGIFSSSRMRLGDPEALISPERYNNRLDDRRL from the coding sequence ATGGCTGCAAAACCACCAGAACTTCACCACCTTCCTCAATCAGGTTTGGGTCCCACACTTGCTCCTACATCATATTCTACATCTCTATACATTCACCAATCTCCACCGTCTAAATCACCCATCGATTTCAGCCCACCGTTGATCGCAATGGTAGTCGTTGCTGCGGCGGCTTTCCTCTTCATCACATACTCTCGCTTTATTTCCCGCTACCTTTTCCCGCCATTTCTCCACTTCATCCGTCGTCACCGTCGCCGTCGAAGATTCTTCCCCCCGTTAGAGCTTGGCTCTCCTCCCCCTTACGAATCTTCTGATGGTTTTTATGTTTATTCCCCTTACGGCTTAGACGAATCCGTGATCAAGAACATACCTCTTACTATATACAAGTTCCCGacgaaattagggtttattgaAGTTGATGGATTCAATGATTGTGCTGTTTGTTTACTTGAATTTGAGGAAGGAGAAAGTATACGTACTTTACCTCATTGCTGTCATTCATTTCATGTTGATTGTATCGATATGTGGCTTCGATCTCACGCCACGTGTCCGCTTTGTCGTGCCGGGGTTTATTTACCTCCGCCGTTGGATTCACCGTTGTCTCCAATCATGGCGTCGAGAATTCGGCCGAGTTTCGACGAAGGAATTCTCCTTGAAAGCATGTTTCTAGAACCTTTACCGGAAGTTGAGAATCCTTGTGAAATTCAGGAGATATTCTCTCCTGAAAATTGCGTCATCCAATCAGAAGATCACAGGTGCAATAGAAGAGAATCAGATTTCCTTTTAAAAAGATCGTATTCGTTCGGATTTGAGCGAAGTATTCCATCAGAGAGACTTGTAATGGAGCCAGCAACGACGCCGTACCACCACCATCAACGGCGGAGTTTCTTCTGGACAAAACGACCATCATCAACGCCGTTTAGGTCAATAGCAAAATCTCGAGTATTCTCTTTCCGACGAACAATAAAATCTCCAGCATTTTTCCGACGACGGAGTTTTTTTCCGATGTCAGAATCTTCAGCAAGCTTACGGTACGCCAGCCACGGTGAATCTTCTAGAAGAATGAAACCTTTACCTTTCGCGTCACCGTTGTTTGGAAGACCGGGGAATGGAATATTTTCGTCAAGTAGAATGAGATTGGGTGATCCTGAAGCGTTGATTTCACCGGAAAGGTATAACAATAGATTAGACGATAGGAGATTATGA